TAATATCATCAAGCTTAGGAACTTCAATTTTTTCCTCTATCTTCCCTTGATAATTATGTATAATGGAAAAATAGAGAAGTACTATACTGAGTATAACTCCTAAAATTCCAATAATTATTTTAATAATATCTACGACCTTGGGATCCATTTTTATCCTCCTATTTTATAGCTCCTTGATTTTTTAAATCACTATATTCTTGCTTTAAGGTCATGAAATCCACATCATTTTCATTATATTTTTTAGAAATTGTATTGTTATAATATCTAACAAAATCATTATAGTTACGCTTCTCTTGTGGCGTAGCCTGCTGAGCATCATATTCTAAAAGAGCTAATTCCATGTAACCCTTATAATCATCACTGAATACTTGTGTTTCTTTTTCAAAGGTATTCTTACTCTCGTTTGTATTTCCTAAATACTTGTAAATAAGTCCAAGCTGACAATAAGTATTAGACACCTTACTTCCCATCTGTATTGCATTTTTGTAGTTATCTAATGCTTTATTTAAATAAAGAGTATACTTATCCTGCTCTATTTTACTTTCACTTGCCTTGTCAAAATATGCTTGTCCCAATTGAGCATATAATATAGCATTGTTTTTATTTGCTAAACTTGAGCTTGCCTTTTCAAGTACTTCTATTTCCTTATCCGTATTTTCAGGAAATATTTGTGGATTATCTCTATACAGCTCAGCTAAAGTTATATAAGATTCTACTTTATAATTAACATCACTTCTTGAATCTATATACTTTTCAAGATCCGTAATAGAACTTACTATTTTATCTTTATTTTTCAAATCTAACTTAGATAACGCATTGGCAACAGGTTTATAGTACTTTAAGGGTTCACCTATGCTTATATCTGCATTATCTATCTTGTTAAAGTACTGGTAAGCCTTACCATAGCTTTCATCATCAAAATATGCCATTCCTATTTGAAACAAAAGTTCATTGTCTTTGAGAAGTTTTGAATTTTTATCCTTTAAATTTGCTTCAATAAAATCTACACTTTGATCATATTCTCCATTTTCTAGATATGTTGATATGATCTTTATATACGCTTTTGGATTACTTGAATTTTTGTCCACAGCTTGCTTATAATAATCCACAGCTTTATCCCCATTTTGTTTACTACCATTTTCAATCATGTTATTATATTCATTTACACTCTCACTTTTTACTCCTAGAGCTCCAGAAATAATAAGGAATAATGAAAAAATAAACAAACAAGCACTAGCCGCAACTTTAATGTACTTTTTCATAAGTTGTCTTTTATAATTTGAATTCAACTTATGTATGTTTTTAATATCATAAAGCATTTCATCTACGTTTTGATATCTTAGACTAGGATCTTGTCTTGTACTTTTTTCTATTATATATTCTATTCCTTCTGAAAGAGATGAATTAAGTTCTCTTACTGGTTTTAATTCAAAAGGAGGGTCATTTGGTCCTCTACCTGTAAGCATATGATACAAAGTAACACCAAAACTATATATATCTGTTCTAGCATCACTCTGGCAATCGCCATATTGTTCTGGGGCAGCATATCCCCTTGTACCTATGTAGGTTGTGTCCTTTGAAACTTCCTTTTTATACTCACGAGCAATTCCAAAATCTATAAGCTTTATTTTTCCACTCTCTGTAAGCATTAAATTTCCAGGCTTCATATCCCTGTATATTATAGGATTAGGTTTTTGTGAGTGTAAATACGTAAGCACATCACATATTTGCTTTGCCCAATCTAAAACTGTTTTTTCATCAATAGCACCTTTTTTATGTATAAATTTATCTAATGATACTCCATCAATAAAATCCATTACTATATATAAATTTTTATCTCTTTTTATAATATCTACAATTCTTGGCAGAGCAGGATGATCTAATTTTTTAAGTATATTAGTCTCCGCTAATAAATCTATTTTCAGCTTGGAAGTATCATTTAAATTAGCCGACACTTCTTTTATTGCCCAAAACTTTTGAAGCTTAATATCCTTAGCTAAATAAACAGTACTCATACCGCCCTTACCAAGTAAATCTACAATTTTATATTTATTTTCAAATACCTCATTTACTAAATCCAAGCATAACACCCCGTGAAATTTTTTCATTACTATATTAACACTTTTAGCCATAACATTCTAGGTTTTTAACGTAAAAATTGATAGGTTTAAATTTTTCATTAAATTTCTGTATAATTTAGTTGAATTTTTTTGTATTTTGATTTATTGTATACTTTAGTGTTTTAATTTTAATTTTGAGCATAAATCTAACCAAAGGAGGTAAAACATTGAATTACAAGAAAATTACTTCAGTTATCTTATCAGCACTTATAGTATCCGTAGCCTTTTCTTTTCATTCTGTAAAGGCCGATCAAATTAACAACACTACTACTATACAAGCCACTACTTCCTCTAATAGCGCTGATGCACCTACTGATGGGACCCCAATTATCACTAACATTAATAGTAATTCAGTTTTTAACAGTACGGTAGACCCTATAATAAAAATTAATAATTCAGTTTTGACAGAAGCTGATATTGGACAAGATAAGGCAATATACGCAACTCTAAATGGTAAACCTTATAAACTTAGTTTTAAAGGTAAGGATGGAGATATATTAACTCTCCAGGGAGATACTATAGGTGATAATCCTTCAAAGGGTCAAAAAAACACACTTATTGTATATTCTACAGCTAATACAGGCACTGCCGGTAGTACAGAACAAAAAAGTTCTTCAGTAAGCTTTGTTATAGATACTACTCCACCAACCATTACCTTTAGTGACCAAAATGGACGTGATATTGAGGATTCTACCCCTTATTCAGGATCAGTAACTCCTGTTATAAAACTAAGCGATAATTATCATATTGCCAGCTTTGATATAAACCTTAACGGTAGTCCTTATGAAGGCAGTGCATCACAAGATGCTGATGGTAATATTACTTTCACTGGTAAAGCAATTTCGACAGATGGAAATTATAATTTATCTGTTAAGGTAATTGACGATGCCGGAAACTCTACTACTTTTTCAAGATCTTTTAGCATCGATAATACTGCTCCTCAAATCAGTATTTCAGGTATAAAAAATAATGATCATGTAAATTCTGATGTAATTCCTAAGATAAGCATTACTGATACGGATCTTGATCCTAGTAAAACCGTTGTTAATATTACAAAAAACGGTTCTGTAATGCCTACATCGTTAACTCAAAACTCAGATGGCTCGCTATCTTTTGACGTTGGCGAAGAAGGAACATATTCTTTTACAGTAACAGCTTACGACAAATTAGGAAACACTACTACAAGTGATCCTATAAGCTTTGTTATTGATAAAACTGCTCCTACTTTAAACTTTAATTTTACAAATGGTCAGTATTTCAATACACCTTTTAAACCTTTAGTAAAAACAACAAATCCTGATGATTCTATATCACAAATACTTATAAATGGTGCAATTTATTCACCAGGTGATTTACCTTTTTTCTCTGATGGAACTTATGATGTAGAAGCTCAAGGCAAAGACACGGCTGGTAACTTAAGTGATGTATCTCACATGAGATTTATCGTAGATACCATAGCCCCAAGTATAGGTATTTCTAACCTGATTGATGGTTTTTACTACAATTCATCTGTTTCACCTAACGTATCTGTTACAGATGCAAATTTAGAGTCCTATAAGATGTTTTTAAATGGAGCAAGTTACAATCTTGAGCCAATTACTCAAGACGGAAATTATCAACTACTTGTAATATCTTCTGATAAGGCAAATAATATATCACAGAAGGTTCTAAGCTTCTTTATTGATAGAAATGCACCTAGTATTACAGTTAAAGGACTCACAAAGAATGGTTTATTTAACTACTTCTTAAACCCTTATGTTTATATAGATGATCCTAATGAACTTATGTCTATACTACTCCTTGATGGACAAAATTATCACGGTGGTTATATACAAGATGGAAAACATATACTTCTTATACAAGCTGTGGACAAAGCTGGAAATGTATCTAAGGATGCATATAACTTCTTTATAAAAGCTACACCTCCACAAATATATGTTTCCGAAGTGGTAAACGGAGAAAAGTATACTCATTCTGTAATTCCTAAGATTTCCTTTTCAAAGGATGCTGTGGATGATAAGACAAAAATAACTCTAGATGGAAGTTCTTATACCATAGGTGATGAAATATCTTCTCCTGGAAAGCATGAATTGATAATTTCCGCTGAAGATGAGTATGGTAATAAGACAGAAAAGAAGATTTATTTTACTATTGAAGCAAACGGGTCAAGTACTGCCTCCGTATCTTCAAAAATACATAATATAGTTCACAAAATCCTTCCTGCTAAGACAAAGAAAAATAATAAAATAGTCTATATGGCAGCAATTGGTTTATGGATTGTAATTCTTATTATTTTAGGAATAATAATATATAAATACAACAAAAATAAAAATAAGAACAAAAACGAAGAATAGGAAAAAACCTCAAAATGTATCTTAGCATTTTGAGGCTTTTTCTTTATATTATTTAAATATCTAAATCTATTCCTTTTATGCTGTTTACTACTTCCCCTTTAGATATCATTTCTGTTACCTTATCAAGTTCACTATACATTACTATATCCTTATCTATAAATTCAACATTCTTTCTAACTGCATTATAAGCTTTTGAAGTTCCCTCTCCAAGCTTAAAGCCTTCTCTAAAGTCAACCGCCTGACATGCAGCCATAAGCTCTGTTGCTAGTACTCTCTTAGCATTTTCAAGTATTTGTCTTGCTTTTCTAGCTGCTATTGTTCCCATACTTACATGGTCTTCCTGATTAGCTGAAGAAGGTATTGAATCTACACTTGCTGGATGTGCAAGAACTTTATTCTCTGAAACTAAAGCAGCTGCTGCATATTGAGTTATCATAAAGCCAGAGTTAAGACCGCCTTCTTTAGTTAAAAAAGCTGGAAGTCCATTGCTAAGCTGATTATTTACAAGTCTTTCAATTCTTCTCTCTGAAACATTAGCAATTTCCGATATAGCTATACCAAGAAAATCAAAGCTTAAAGCCATTGGCTGACCATGGAAGTTTCCTCCTGAAATAACATCTCCATTTTCCAATACTATAGGATTATCTGTAACAGAATTCATTTCTATTTTAACTTTTTCTTTTACATAGTTAATAGCGTCTTTGCTTGCCCCATGAATTTGAGGTATACATCTTAAAGTATAGGCATCTTGAACTCTAAGCTCTCCCTGTCTAGTTACAAAGCTGCTTCCCTCTATAAGCTTAAGTATATTTTTTGAAGTATCTCTTTGTCCCTTATGTGGCCTTACAACATTTAATCTATCATCAAAGGCATCTGTAATTCCTCTTAATGCTTCTATTGTAAGTGCTGCGGTTATATCGCTTACCTTTAAAAGTTCTAGAGCATCATATACTGTAAGTGCTCCTTCTGCTGTCATAACCTGTGTACCGTTGATTAGTGCAAGTCCCTCTTTAGCTACTAGTTCAACTAAGGGAATTCCAGCAAGCTCCATAGCCTTTTTACCATCCATTATTTCACCCTTATATTCAGCTTTTCCTTCACCTAGCATAGGTAAAACCATATGTGCAAGAGGCGCTAAATCTCCAGAGGCTCCAAGTGATCCCTTTTCAGGTATTATTGGGTGTACACCTTTATTTAACATTTCAATAAGAGTTTTTAAGGTACTTAATCTTATTCCTGAAAATCCTTTTGAAAGAGCATTAGCCCTTAAAAGCATAATAGCTCTTACTGTATCTGTTTTAAATGCATCTCCAAAACCACAAGCATGCGAGATTATAAGATTTCTTTGAAGTGTTTTACAGTCTTCCTTTGATATGCTTACATTTGCAAATTTTCCAAAGCCTGTTGTTACTCCATATATAGTCTTCTCATTTTCCACAATGTCGTCTATTATCTTTCTTGATTTTTGAACTTTTTTTGCAGATTCTTCATCTATTTCAACCTTGTAATTTTCTCTACAAATTAGTACTAAATCCTCCAAAGTAAGATCATTTCCATTAATATAAATAGTTTTCATTACGCTTTCTCCCCTTCTTGTTTAATCAAAAAAGGGCAAGACTCACCAAAAGCGAATCTTGCCCTCTAAAAAAACTCTTTAAATAAGCTTATGCCTATTTAATCTTTGAGCATTAAATCACATGATTTATTTATTAACTTTTACTATACTGGATAAATTCCCAGTCCCATTACTTCGTGTTCATAACCTTTTACTGGAGCTCCCATATTTCCGTACAATACAATGGCTATCCACTGACCATCTTCATTATCTCTAGGTATTCTAGAACCTTTGACAATAGTAAATACAAGTCCTGCTGTACGCATAACATTTCCAAGTCCAGTCTGACCACGACAAATACCTTCATAGGCCTCTAAAACTGCATGATAAAGTGAATGTTCTTCTCTATAAATATTTTTTATAAATTTTTCTCTTTTTGCTGCTGTCTCTATGGCCGCAAAAATCTTAGAAGAATCCATTGCTCCAACATGACCTTTAAACACCTTATACCCGTATGCTTCCGCCTTATCTCTAATTTCTTTCTCATCACTATCAGAAGCCATTGAGAGTAACATTGCTGTTTTTCCAATGCTTAAAGTATCAAACAACCCTTTCACTTCCTTATTTACAATCTTATTATTCATTATAAATTAAGGTATTAAAAGTTACAAGTAAAATATATAAAACTATTATTAAATTCATGAAATTATAATTATATTAATAAATGGGTTCCATAAAATGAAAATTTATTTTTTATATACGTTTTTTATTTATTCATCACTCATCTTAACAAAATCTCTATATTTTAGATGCTTATATAAGCTCACTAGCATTTATTCCCATATTGAACTTATTTTCCAAATATCAAAAGATCTAATTTTCAAATTATCTTCTTAATCATTATATTTAATTAATACGCAACCGACTTTACACTAGATTCTCTTACTACAAGTCTTGGTTCTATTATTATATGCTTCTCTTGTACATCTTTCTTTCCACATATATTATCAATCAATATTTCAACAGATTGTCTTCCAATTTCCTCAATAGGTTGAGCTACACTACTTAATGTTGGACTTACTTCTTTACTAATGAATGTATTATCAAATCCAACTAAGGCAATTTTCTCTGGTATTTCAACTTTCATTTCTTTTAATAAATGTAATACTACTAACGCTTCAATATCGTTATATGCAAAAATACCAATATCTTCATTCTTTAAATCACTTTCTAACAATTCCTTTAAATCAGTATTAACTGCTTTATCACTTACAGCAAAGAAATCATTTTCCATTTTAAAACCAGAAGATTCTATTTCATCTTTAAATCCTCTACACTTTTCATCCTCTTCAGAGCCTACAAAAACAAATTTAGAATAACCCATACTTATTAAATGTTTTGCTACATCTTTTGCAGACAAATAATGTGATATAGAAACACAATTAAAACCATCGATATTTTGGGTAATAACAACAATTGGTATATTTATATTTTTAAGACTTTTAAAGTAAGTATCCTTAGCATTGCTTGGAACTATTAAAATTCCATCAACATTATAGCTCTTCATTATACTTATATATTTTTTTTCCTTATCTAAATTCCAGTCTGTATTACACAATATAATGCTATAGCCGTATTTCGCAGCTTCACTCTCTACAGATTTTATTATATCTGAAAAAAACGGATTTGATATATCCGTTATTATCACTCCTATAAGCAACGATTTATTCTTAACAAGACTTTGAGCAATGATATTAGGTTTATAATCAAGTTTTCTAACCCATTCCATAACTTTTCTTTTTATTTCAGGATTTACGGATACATTTCCACTTATTACTCTTGAAACTGTAGCCTGAGATACACCTGACTTTTTAGCTATATCTTTCATTGTAACCATTTGGGTTCCCCCTTAGCATTGAATACGTATTCACAATTCATGATTTTATTCTAGCATTGGCAATATTTTTTGTCAATAATATCCTACCATTATTTCATGACCTTAAAAAGAGTAACTAGCTTAAACTAAAATATATTTTTTTATTGACTCTGCTACTCCATCTTCATCATTACACAATGTTATTTCATCAGCACATTGTTTTACTTCGCTTGGAGCATTACCCATAGCAATTCCAATACCTGCAAATTCTATCATGCTAATATCATTATAGTTATCACCAATTGCAATTATTTCTGATCTTTCTATACCAAACTTTCTAGATAAAATTTCAATAGCAGAAGTTTTCGATGCATTTTG
The Clostridium felsineum DSM 794 DNA segment above includes these coding regions:
- a CDS encoding HutP family protein — encoded protein: MNNKIVNKEVKGLFDTLSIGKTAMLLSMASDSDEKEIRDKAEAYGYKVFKGHVGAMDSSKIFAAIETAAKREKFIKNIYREEHSLYHAVLEAYEGICRGQTGLGNVMRTAGLVFTIVKGSRIPRDNEDGQWIAIVLYGNMGAPVKGYEHEVMGLGIYPV
- a CDS encoding serine/threonine-protein kinase encodes the protein MLCLDLVNEVFENKYKIVDLLGKGGMSTVYLAKDIKLQKFWAIKEVSANLNDTSKLKIDLLAETNILKKLDHPALPRIVDIIKRDKNLYIVMDFIDGVSLDKFIHKKGAIDEKTVLDWAKQICDVLTYLHSQKPNPIIYRDMKPGNLMLTESGKIKLIDFGIAREYKKEVSKDTTYIGTRGYAAPEQYGDCQSDARTDIYSFGVTLYHMLTGRGPNDPPFELKPVRELNSSLSEGIEYIIEKSTRQDPSLRYQNVDEMLYDIKNIHKLNSNYKRQLMKKYIKVAASACLFIFSLFLIISGALGVKSESVNEYNNMIENGSKQNGDKAVDYYKQAVDKNSSNPKAYIKIISTYLENGEYDQSVDFIEANLKDKNSKLLKDNELLFQIGMAYFDDESYGKAYQYFNKIDNADISIGEPLKYYKPVANALSKLDLKNKDKIVSSITDLEKYIDSRSDVNYKVESYITLAELYRDNPQIFPENTDKEIEVLEKASSSLANKNNAILYAQLGQAYFDKASESKIEQDKYTLYLNKALDNYKNAIQMGSKVSNTYCQLGLIYKYLGNTNESKNTFEKETQVFSDDYKGYMELALLEYDAQQATPQEKRNYNDFVRYYNNTISKKYNENDVDFMTLKQEYSDLKNQGAIK
- a CDS encoding Ig-like domain-containing protein, whose translation is MNYKKITSVILSALIVSVAFSFHSVKADQINNTTTIQATTSSNSADAPTDGTPIITNINSNSVFNSTVDPIIKINNSVLTEADIGQDKAIYATLNGKPYKLSFKGKDGDILTLQGDTIGDNPSKGQKNTLIVYSTANTGTAGSTEQKSSSVSFVIDTTPPTITFSDQNGRDIEDSTPYSGSVTPVIKLSDNYHIASFDINLNGSPYEGSASQDADGNITFTGKAISTDGNYNLSVKVIDDAGNSTTFSRSFSIDNTAPQISISGIKNNDHVNSDVIPKISITDTDLDPSKTVVNITKNGSVMPTSLTQNSDGSLSFDVGEEGTYSFTVTAYDKLGNTTTSDPISFVIDKTAPTLNFNFTNGQYFNTPFKPLVKTTNPDDSISQILINGAIYSPGDLPFFSDGTYDVEAQGKDTAGNLSDVSHMRFIVDTIAPSIGISNLIDGFYYNSSVSPNVSVTDANLESYKMFLNGASYNLEPITQDGNYQLLVISSDKANNISQKVLSFFIDRNAPSITVKGLTKNGLFNYFLNPYVYIDDPNELMSILLLDGQNYHGGYIQDGKHILLIQAVDKAGNVSKDAYNFFIKATPPQIYVSEVVNGEKYTHSVIPKISFSKDAVDDKTKITLDGSSYTIGDEISSPGKHELIISAEDEYGNKTEKKIYFTIEANGSSTASVSSKIHNIVHKILPAKTKKNNKIVYMAAIGLWIVILIILGIIIYKYNKNKNKNKNEE
- a CDS encoding LacI family DNA-binding transcriptional regulator, which encodes MVTMKDIAKKSGVSQATVSRVISGNVSVNPEIKRKVMEWVRKLDYKPNIIAQSLVKNKSLLIGVIITDISNPFFSDIIKSVESEAAKYGYSIILCNTDWNLDKEKKYISIMKSYNVDGILIVPSNAKDTYFKSLKNINIPIVVITQNIDGFNCVSISHYLSAKDVAKHLISMGYSKFVFVGSEEDEKCRGFKDEIESSGFKMENDFFAVSDKAVNTDLKELLESDLKNEDIGIFAYNDIEALVVLHLLKEMKVEIPEKIALVGFDNTFISKEVSPTLSSVAQPIEEIGRQSVEILIDNICGKKDVQEKHIIIEPRLVVRESSVKSVAY
- the hutH gene encoding histidine ammonia-lyase, whose translation is MKTIYINGNDLTLEDLVLICRENYKVEIDEESAKKVQKSRKIIDDIVENEKTIYGVTTGFGKFANVSISKEDCKTLQRNLIISHACGFGDAFKTDTVRAIMLLRANALSKGFSGIRLSTLKTLIEMLNKGVHPIIPEKGSLGASGDLAPLAHMVLPMLGEGKAEYKGEIMDGKKAMELAGIPLVELVAKEGLALINGTQVMTAEGALTVYDALELLKVSDITAALTIEALRGITDAFDDRLNVVRPHKGQRDTSKNILKLIEGSSFVTRQGELRVQDAYTLRCIPQIHGASKDAINYVKEKVKIEMNSVTDNPIVLENGDVISGGNFHGQPMALSFDFLGIAISEIANVSERRIERLVNNQLSNGLPAFLTKEGGLNSGFMITQYAAAALVSENKVLAHPASVDSIPSSANQEDHVSMGTIAARKARQILENAKRVLATELMAACQAVDFREGFKLGEGTSKAYNAVRKNVEFIDKDIVMYSELDKVTEMISKGEVVNSIKGIDLDI